One genomic region from Halobacteriovoraceae bacterium encodes:
- the tnpB gene encoding IS66 family insertion sequence element accessory protein TnpB translates to MILKLSDFEKIYLYRPYTDFRKGIMGLSAIVQDVMELNPFERYLFIFCNSKRNGLKVLYWDHCGFAMWYKKLEKEKFKWPSHLEGESIVVDIAKVEQFLEGLNPWQAPFSALNYQKV, encoded by the coding sequence GTGATACTCAAACTCAGTGATTTTGAAAAGATCTATCTCTACAGGCCATACACGGATTTTAGAAAGGGAATTATGGGACTGAGTGCCATCGTCCAAGATGTGATGGAACTCAATCCCTTTGAGCGCTACCTCTTCATTTTTTGTAATAGTAAAAGAAACGGACTAAAAGTTCTCTACTGGGATCATTGTGGTTTTGCCATGTGGTATAAAAAACTGGAAAAAGAGAAGTTTAAATGGCCCTCTCACCTAGAAGGTGAATCGATTGTAGTCGATATTGCCAAGGTTGAGCAGTTCCTTGAAGGGCTAAATCCCTGGCAGGCGCCTTTTTCTGCATTAAATTACCAAAAAGTTTAG
- a CDS encoding IS66 family transposase, whose amino-acid sequence MKIEELPNDINELKKLFIKEIDSKEREISQLKDTILLLQRKKFGPSSEASKDQLMLFNELEDVVDTEEGDEDEEITYKRKKRGKRSPLPPELPRVEEVIDLTDEEKEGMKCIGEEATEKLEITPAKVFVRRIVRKKYAPIEGGDETIKIAPVPAELLPKSMASASLMAYIITAKYCDALPLYRQEHIFKRISAEITRQSMARWLIKVSDQLVPLYNLLQEKLLTNTYIQMDETTVQVLKEDGKKATSKSYMWVRHAPGEQPILLFDYAPRRAGTVPLELLDGFKGYLQVDGYDGYSSACEQYKLDRLGCWDHCRRKFFEASKTSNGKGIGKKGIDRIKKLYKIEDKIRHLSPEEKKNIRKEKSLPLLEEFKSWIDGLRGKITPESRAGKAITYACNEWNYLVRYVEDGRLNISNAWVENAIRPFCKF is encoded by the coding sequence ATGAAGATAGAAGAGTTACCGAACGACATTAATGAGCTCAAAAAGTTATTCATTAAAGAGATCGATTCCAAAGAGCGAGAAATCTCCCAATTAAAAGATACAATTCTTTTATTACAACGTAAGAAATTTGGCCCTTCCTCCGAGGCCTCGAAAGACCAGTTAATGTTATTCAATGAGCTGGAAGACGTTGTGGATACTGAGGAAGGTGACGAAGATGAGGAGATCACTTATAAGCGCAAGAAGAGAGGAAAGAGAAGTCCTCTTCCTCCAGAGCTACCCAGAGTAGAAGAAGTGATAGACCTTACCGACGAAGAAAAGGAAGGGATGAAGTGTATTGGCGAAGAGGCTACTGAGAAGTTAGAGATAACTCCCGCGAAGGTCTTTGTCAGAAGAATTGTTCGCAAGAAGTATGCGCCAATTGAAGGTGGTGACGAAACTATAAAGATTGCTCCAGTCCCAGCTGAGCTTCTTCCTAAGTCAATGGCATCGGCAAGCTTAATGGCCTATATCATTACTGCCAAGTACTGTGATGCTCTTCCCCTTTATCGGCAGGAGCATATTTTTAAGAGAATCAGTGCAGAGATTACCCGCCAAAGCATGGCGAGATGGTTAATCAAAGTGAGTGATCAACTTGTACCTCTCTATAATCTTCTTCAAGAAAAACTCCTTACAAATACCTATATCCAAATGGATGAAACGACGGTTCAGGTTCTTAAAGAAGATGGAAAGAAAGCGACCAGTAAAAGTTATATGTGGGTTCGCCATGCTCCGGGAGAGCAACCAATTCTTCTTTTTGATTATGCTCCAAGGAGAGCAGGAACGGTTCCATTGGAACTACTTGATGGATTTAAGGGTTATCTCCAAGTGGATGGTTACGACGGGTATAGTAGCGCCTGTGAGCAGTACAAATTAGATCGCTTAGGATGCTGGGATCACTGTCGTCGTAAGTTCTTTGAGGCGTCGAAGACCTCTAATGGAAAAGGGATTGGAAAGAAAGGAATCGATCGAATCAAGAAACTCTACAAAATTGAAGATAAGATCCGCCATCTGTCGCCTGAAGAAAAAAAGAACATTAGAAAAGAGAAGTCATTGCCCCTATTGGAAGAGTTTAAAAGTTGGATCGACGGACTTCGAGGGAAGATAACTCCAGAGTCTCGGGCAGGAAAAGCGATTACCTACGCTTGCAATGAGTGGAACTACCTGGTCCGTTATGTGGAAGATGGTAGACTCAATATAAGCAATGCTTGGGTTGAGAATGCTATTCGCCCTTTTTGTAAATTTTAA
- the moaC gene encoding cyclic pyranopterin monophosphate synthase MoaC, with amino-acid sequence MQGLNHIDKNNNPTMVDVSDKIVGHRLAKAQTTLTLPDTVWEHFDGEDFVTKKGPILHTAIIAGTMAVKKTHDLIPFCHPLILDSVKISITPLDKKLIIDCEVKCYGKTGVEMEALTGSTVSALVIYDMCKAISHEITIGDTKLIEKTGGKRTIKEGVYIEK; translated from the coding sequence ATGCAGGGACTGAACCATATAGATAAAAATAATAATCCTACAATGGTAGATGTCTCAGATAAAATTGTAGGCCATCGCTTGGCAAAGGCACAAACGACTTTGACTTTACCTGATACAGTTTGGGAGCACTTTGACGGAGAGGATTTTGTCACTAAAAAGGGGCCAATTCTTCATACTGCAATTATCGCTGGGACGATGGCAGTCAAGAAGACCCATGATTTAATCCCTTTTTGCCATCCTCTAATACTTGATTCAGTAAAAATATCTATTACTCCATTAGATAAAAAGTTGATTATTGATTGCGAAGTTAAATGCTATGGAAAAACAGGAGTTGAGATGGAAGCTTTGACAGGCTCTACCGTAAGTGCCCTTGTTATTTACGATATGTGCAAGGCCATATCTCATGAAATTACTATCGGAGATACTAAATTAATAGAAAAGACAGGTGGAAAAAGAACGATAAAGGAAGGAGTCTACATTGAAAAATAA
- a CDS encoding glyoxalase, with the protein MQKAHFIFYVKDQERSSNFYKSVFSTEPTLNVPGMTEFTLNDGCILGLMPEHGIKKLLGDVISYPSLANGMPRSELYLIVDNPGDYHQKAIKTGAKELSPLMQRDWGDTAAYSADPDGHILAFASRKIKKQP; encoded by the coding sequence GTGCAAAAAGCCCACTTCATTTTTTATGTTAAAGATCAAGAAAGAAGTTCAAATTTTTATAAAAGTGTATTTAGTACTGAACCCACTCTAAATGTACCTGGAATGACTGAGTTTACTTTAAATGATGGATGTATTTTAGGGCTTATGCCCGAACATGGAATTAAAAAGTTACTGGGAGATGTTATTAGTTATCCGTCATTGGCCAATGGAATGCCTAGATCGGAGTTATATTTGATAGTGGATAATCCAGGTGATTATCACCAAAAGGCCATAAAAACAGGGGCTAAAGAATTGAGCCCATTAATGCAAAGAGATTGGGGAGATACTGCTGCTTATAGTGCTGATCCTGATGGACATATACTGGCTTTCGCTTCGAGAAAGATTAAAAAACAACCATGA
- a CDS encoding Rrf2 family transcriptional regulator: MKLTLKTDYALRILIFLQSREKATIKEIAEYFEVNKNHLSVVVNRLSELGLITSSPG; the protein is encoded by the coding sequence ATGAAGTTAACCCTAAAAACAGATTACGCACTTAGAATATTAATATTTTTACAAAGCAGAGAAAAGGCTACAATTAAAGAAATTGCCGAATATTTTGAAGTTAATAAAAATCACTTAAGTGTCGTTGTAAACAGGTTGTCTGAACTAGGACTTATAACATCTTCTCCTGGGTAA
- a CDS encoding alginate export family protein, with translation MRSIFIFVLIILSFSTYAMEVSKIDLGLEARVRAESRNNKDFMDNSGDRLSYTASRFRLQAKATLDETGNYLFFQPQFTKTWGQEEVTANDGAATTSSQSSGALNDTGLDTHQAYIYWKPIESLSAIIGRQEFNYGDQLLVGAVGWHNIGRSFDALKIVFQITDGHKLDIFRSKLVDENISSSSNGDFDFSGIYYSGSFGEKLKALDVYIFDKADHRSNTDSDIYTFGLRAKSKIKSFDYRFEGNTQTGRKISGVKKDGNQFDIELGYNLEKLNIRLGAEYFSASKDFDQLFPTAHKWLGLADFYQRRNIKGYVIHLGGSLKKLSYRASYHMFKRNNTDGPAYNFGGTSLGTVGTSDDLGNEIDLTLGYNWSKSIKLAAGYALVKPGSYQKDQNASSTDTGHWSFLQMLAKY, from the coding sequence GTGAGATCAATATTTATTTTTGTTTTAATTATTTTATCATTTTCTACTTATGCAATGGAAGTATCCAAAATAGATTTAGGGTTAGAGGCCAGAGTCCGAGCAGAGAGTAGAAATAACAAAGATTTTATGGATAATTCAGGTGATAGACTCTCATATACGGCCTCTCGCTTTAGGCTTCAGGCAAAAGCAACACTGGACGAAACTGGAAACTATCTTTTCTTTCAACCTCAATTTACCAAAACGTGGGGACAAGAAGAGGTCACAGCGAATGACGGAGCGGCCACAACATCTTCGCAGTCAAGCGGAGCGCTGAATGATACTGGCCTAGACACTCACCAAGCTTATATTTACTGGAAACCAATTGAATCTCTTAGCGCAATTATTGGTCGTCAAGAGTTTAATTATGGAGATCAACTTTTAGTTGGCGCCGTAGGATGGCATAATATCGGTAGAAGTTTTGACGCTTTAAAAATTGTATTTCAAATTACGGATGGTCACAAATTGGATATTTTTAGATCAAAGTTAGTTGATGAAAATATATCATCCTCATCCAATGGTGATTTTGATTTCAGTGGAATCTACTATTCAGGGTCATTTGGAGAAAAATTGAAGGCCCTAGATGTTTATATATTTGATAAAGCTGATCATCGTTCAAATACTGATTCTGATATCTACACTTTTGGTTTGAGAGCAAAGTCGAAAATCAAAAGCTTCGACTATAGGTTCGAGGGAAACACCCAGACTGGAAGAAAAATTAGCGGAGTAAAGAAAGATGGAAATCAGTTTGATATCGAACTCGGATATAATCTTGAAAAGCTAAATATTCGGTTAGGAGCGGAATATTTCAGTGCAAGTAAAGATTTTGATCAGTTATTTCCCACTGCGCACAAATGGCTTGGGCTTGCTGACTTCTATCAAAGAAGAAATATTAAGGGTTATGTTATTCATTTAGGAGGTTCACTTAAGAAATTGAGCTACAGGGCGTCTTATCATATGTTTAAAAGAAATAATACAGATGGTCCGGCTTACAATTTTGGTGGTACTTCTTTAGGAACAGTTGGAACAAGTGACGACTTAGGTAACGAAATAGACCTTACACTTGGCTATAATTGGAGTAAATCAATAAAACTTGCCGCTGGTTATGCGCTGGTTAAGCCTGGTTCCTATCAAAAAGATCAAAATGCTTCTAGCACAGACACTGGTCACTGGAGCTTTTTACAAATGCTCGCAAAATATTAA
- a CDS encoding ATP-binding protein, with translation MNFSYERLNQNLEALKLTKISEILDNYLERAVKEQASITEALDYLVNEERCHKDEKSLKMRTNVAGFPYRKTFEQFDFNYQPSIDVKTINELRTMRFVENGENVILLGPPGVGKTHLSIALGMDAVRNKYSCYYMNCHELITALNRSQFENNLATKLKTLTKYKVLIIDEVGYLPFDKQGANLFFQLISKRYEKHSIILTSNKSFSEWGSIFGDNVIASAVLDRLLHHCTVVNVKGESYRLKDRKDQLKRN, from the coding sequence ATGAACTTTTCCTATGAAAGACTTAATCAAAATTTAGAGGCATTAAAGCTGACAAAAATTTCTGAAATTTTAGATAATTATCTAGAACGAGCAGTAAAAGAGCAAGCATCAATAACAGAAGCATTAGATTATCTAGTGAATGAAGAAAGATGTCACAAGGATGAAAAATCGCTTAAAATGAGAACAAATGTTGCGGGATTCCCTTATCGGAAAACATTTGAACAATTTGATTTTAATTATCAACCTTCTATTGATGTAAAAACCATAAATGAACTGAGGACAATGCGTTTTGTAGAAAATGGAGAGAACGTAATACTACTAGGGCCACCAGGTGTTGGAAAAACTCATTTATCAATAGCTCTCGGAATGGATGCCGTTAGAAACAAATATAGTTGTTACTATATGAATTGCCACGAATTGATCACAGCACTTAATAGATCACAGTTTGAAAATAATTTAGCAACGAAACTAAAAACATTAACCAAGTACAAAGTTCTAATTATCGATGAAGTAGGCTATCTACCATTTGATAAACAAGGGGCAAATCTGTTTTTTCAATTAATATCAAAACGATATGAAAAGCATTCAATAATATTAACCTCTAATAAAAGCTTTTCTGAATGGGGTAGTATTTTTGGAGACAATGTAATTGCATCTGCTGTTTTAGATAGACTTTTACATCACTGTACAGTTGTGAATGTTAAAGGTGAAAGCTATCGATTAAAGGACAGAAAAGATCAATTAAAAAGAAATTAA
- the moaA gene encoding GTP 3',8-cyclase MoaA yields MLIDSHGRHIHKLRVSLLDACNMRCLYCMPEKIEFMPQSNCPQATELLDICTNLVNLGIDEIRLTGGEPLLRADFLDIVRGLSKLPLKKLGLTTNAIKLKKHLKELKNTKCLHLNISLDSLDKKNFSFINKTNSLEAVLESILMAKELDFNVKLNTVLMRGINDHEVFNLIEFAEQNDIEIRFLELMKIGVVRENFEQLFISADEIIKRIMSNWELKEYTMPVDSTSFNFVTQNGGKIGFIASESRPFCGGCSRLRLGPEGKLRPCLMINDGPSLRNLKTEEYRPLLEKVMSLKPIDRVEELVQPMYQVGG; encoded by the coding sequence TTGCTTATAGATAGTCATGGAAGACATATACACAAACTTAGGGTTTCTTTATTAGATGCTTGTAATATGAGATGCCTCTATTGTATGCCTGAAAAAATAGAATTCATGCCTCAATCAAATTGTCCTCAAGCTACAGAGCTTCTGGATATTTGCACTAATTTAGTTAATTTAGGGATTGATGAAATCCGACTTACAGGTGGCGAGCCTCTACTTCGAGCTGATTTTTTAGATATTGTGAGAGGATTATCAAAACTCCCGTTAAAAAAATTAGGTCTAACGACAAATGCTATTAAATTGAAAAAGCACCTTAAAGAATTAAAAAATACTAAGTGTTTGCATTTAAATATTAGTTTGGATTCGCTTGATAAGAAAAATTTTTCTTTTATCAATAAGACAAACTCTTTAGAAGCTGTTCTAGAGTCAATTTTAATGGCAAAAGAATTGGACTTTAACGTCAAGCTTAATACTGTTCTGATGAGAGGGATTAATGATCATGAAGTTTTTAATTTGATTGAGTTTGCAGAACAAAATGATATTGAAATTCGTTTTCTCGAATTAATGAAGATAGGAGTGGTCCGCGAAAACTTTGAACAATTGTTTATAAGCGCTGACGAGATCATCAAACGAATAATGAGCAACTGGGAGCTTAAAGAATATACAATGCCGGTAGATTCTACCTCTTTTAATTTTGTTACACAAAACGGTGGAAAAATTGGATTTATTGCCTCAGAATCCCGGCCCTTTTGTGGTGGATGCTCCCGCTTAAGATTAGGTCCCGAGGGAAAATTACGCCCCTGCTTAATGATAAATGATGGACCGAGTTTGCGGAATTTAAAAACTGAAGAGTATCGACCGCTCCTTGAAAAAGTTATGAGTTTAAAACCAATTGATAGAGTCGAAGAACTTGTACAACCCATGTACCAAGTCGGAGGATAA
- the mobAB gene encoding bifunctional molybdenum cofactor guanylyltransferase MobA/molybdopterin-guanine dinucleotide biosynthesis adaptor protein MobB: protein MKNKMFHAYEFAICGYSGSGKTYLIERLLKKFSSDYSVGFIKHDAHSFEMDKEGKDTWKAMISGAMNIFIHNDDKWARLGRGRSNLFDAKINNLNLDFVLVEGHKSTTIPKLVVLGEGDCKQNILEDYKQGKLENVLGFIGVEDELPFDFKLPYFQRDKIDQISQFIQDYLKKEIDKVPVYGLVLAGGHSKRMGNDKGALNYNGKPQVHHCFDMLSQICDEAFVSCRAEQQNLSHLKDLPQIHDSFPVAGPMNGILSAMEKKSGAWLVMACDLPYLDLENLNKLFRHRNPFKFASCFTNPEKGWAEPLCTLYEPKAFSRLLQFYSLRFMCPRKMLMNSPIETIMPINRNTVVNANTPEDYNQIIGRIS, encoded by the coding sequence TTGAAAAATAAGATGTTCCACGCTTATGAATTCGCCATTTGTGGGTACTCTGGTAGTGGAAAAACCTATTTAATAGAAAGGTTATTAAAGAAATTTTCTTCAGACTATTCAGTCGGATTTATAAAGCATGATGCTCATTCTTTTGAAATGGACAAGGAGGGTAAGGACACTTGGAAGGCCATGATTTCCGGTGCCATGAATATTTTTATTCACAATGACGATAAGTGGGCACGTCTAGGCCGAGGAAGAAGTAACCTTTTTGATGCTAAGATAAACAACCTCAATTTAGATTTTGTACTTGTTGAGGGCCATAAATCAACAACAATACCTAAATTAGTAGTTCTAGGAGAGGGAGATTGTAAACAAAACATTCTTGAAGACTATAAGCAAGGAAAACTCGAAAATGTTCTAGGTTTTATAGGTGTAGAGGATGAGCTTCCCTTCGATTTCAAACTGCCATATTTCCAAAGAGATAAAATTGACCAAATTTCGCAATTTATCCAGGATTATTTAAAAAAAGAAATTGATAAAGTTCCTGTTTATGGTCTGGTTTTAGCAGGGGGTCACAGCAAAAGAATGGGTAATGATAAAGGGGCTTTGAATTATAATGGGAAACCTCAAGTTCATCATTGTTTTGATATGCTCTCACAAATATGTGATGAAGCGTTTGTATCTTGTCGAGCTGAACAACAAAACCTTTCACACTTAAAAGATCTGCCACAGATTCACGATTCTTTTCCGGTAGCGGGCCCTATGAACGGAATATTATCAGCGATGGAGAAAAAATCTGGAGCATGGTTGGTGATGGCCTGTGATCTTCCCTATTTGGATTTGGAAAATTTAAATAAATTATTCCGACATAGAAATCCTTTTAAATTTGCCTCTTGCTTTACCAACCCAGAGAAGGGCTGGGCAGAACCTTTGTGCACACTTTACGAGCCAAAAGCCTTTTCTCGATTACTTCAATTTTATTCCTTAAGATTTATGTGTCCAAGGAAAATGCTTATGAACAGCCCAATTGAGACAATAATGCCAATTAATCGAAATACAGTCGTAAATGCCAATACACCTGAAGATTACAATCAAATCATAGGGAGGATTTCATGA
- a CDS encoding transposase domain-containing protein, whose amino-acid sequence MGNFQLKLTFCIGRKNWLFSASVNGAKASAMYYSLIETAKMNGLDPFDYLNRMLDKLPHAKTVDDFERLLPLKGQFLAD is encoded by the coding sequence ATGGGGAATTTTCAATTAAAATTGACATTTTGCATAGGCCGGAAAAATTGGCTTTTTAGCGCTAGTGTAAACGGAGCGAAGGCCAGTGCGATGTACTACTCTTTAATCGAAACGGCCAAGATGAATGGCCTGGATCCATTTGACTATCTCAACCGAATGTTAGATAAGCTTCCCCACGCAAAGACCGTTGATGATTTTGAACGGCTTTTGCCACTGAAAGGCCAGTTCTTGGCCGATTAA
- a CDS encoding sulfite exporter TauE/SafE family protein codes for MSIEILGLLFFLVAIIYSMVGFGGGSSYIAILSIAGIDYLLIPQMALVCNIVVVSGGAYNFNKKGLLSSSLLTPLLITSVPAALLGGSIPIDKITYQGILGVLLFVAGILMISTEKNLSGKDPRPGTKKGFFILGGIIGFFSGVAGIGGGIFLSPLLNLLGWQRPKNIAATASLFILVNSIFGLMGQLGKNNFQLISYNSKYLLLIVAVFLGGQIGSRISTSILSHQKVKIASACLILIVSSRLIINII; via the coding sequence ATGTCAATTGAGATCTTAGGACTTCTTTTTTTTCTTGTTGCCATCATATATTCCATGGTGGGGTTTGGTGGAGGATCATCATATATCGCAATTCTTTCGATAGCAGGAATTGACTACCTTTTAATTCCACAAATGGCCCTTGTTTGTAATATAGTAGTTGTATCTGGAGGTGCTTATAATTTTAACAAAAAAGGATTATTGTCTTCATCGCTTCTGACACCTCTTTTAATTACTTCGGTGCCTGCGGCACTTTTAGGCGGCTCAATTCCCATTGATAAGATAACATACCAAGGTATTCTCGGAGTTCTTCTTTTTGTAGCAGGAATACTGATGATTTCAACTGAAAAGAACCTGTCTGGCAAAGATCCAAGACCTGGAACAAAAAAAGGTTTTTTTATTTTAGGGGGTATAATTGGTTTTTTCTCAGGTGTAGCTGGGATAGGGGGCGGAATATTTTTGTCGCCACTGCTAAATCTTTTAGGATGGCAAAGACCAAAAAATATAGCTGCAACCGCGTCTCTATTCATCTTAGTTAACTCTATATTTGGTCTGATGGGACAGCTGGGTAAGAATAACTTTCAATTGATTTCTTACAATTCAAAATATCTTCTCTTGATTGTAGCTGTCTTTCTCGGAGGGCAGATAGGTTCTAGAATTTCTACTTCGATTTTATCACATCAAAAAGTCAAAATAGCCTCAGCCTGCTTAATATTGATTGTATCAAGCAGGCTAATCATAAATATCATTTAA
- a CDS encoding ThiF family adenylyltransferase yields the protein MRYERQLILKEVGKEGQEKLSNAKVLVVGAGGLGGSLLQYLAAAGVGTIGICDNDQVSESNLHRQILFHESQVGDLKPIAARRNLLKLNSECNIIPHCERFGPVNGSQLIEKYDFIVDCSDNFETKFLINDLSFLTKKKLIQASIYQFEGQLQVFDYSVESKRPCLRCLWPQVPGKNCVGNCEEAGVLGIVAGVFGTLQCNEVIKMILNFDQLPQGVSLTIDLKTMMMRKIRWSKQINCPLCGVQANIKTAVDSLDLEDFEVTNKNDFSNVIDLRKTPEINPLTLDRSKDYLFICQRGIRSFNTVKKLRKMGYYNIFSLYGGDNVN from the coding sequence ATGCGATATGAACGACAATTAATTCTCAAGGAAGTTGGAAAAGAAGGTCAGGAAAAATTAAGTAATGCAAAGGTATTGGTTGTTGGAGCAGGAGGCCTAGGTGGCTCTCTTCTCCAATATCTGGCCGCTGCAGGAGTAGGTACTATAGGAATTTGTGATAATGACCAAGTAAGTGAAAGTAATCTTCATAGGCAAATTCTTTTTCATGAATCTCAGGTTGGAGATTTAAAACCAATCGCAGCAAGGCGAAATCTCCTAAAACTCAATAGTGAGTGCAATATAATTCCTCATTGTGAACGCTTTGGACCAGTAAATGGCTCCCAATTAATTGAAAAATATGATTTCATTGTTGATTGTAGTGATAATTTTGAAACAAAGTTTTTAATAAATGATTTATCATTTCTAACCAAAAAAAAATTGATTCAAGCAAGTATTTATCAATTTGAAGGACAGTTACAGGTTTTTGATTACTCTGTTGAAAGTAAAAGACCCTGCCTACGTTGTCTTTGGCCACAAGTTCCAGGAAAAAATTGTGTCGGTAATTGTGAAGAGGCTGGAGTATTAGGAATAGTGGCCGGTGTTTTTGGGACGCTACAATGTAATGAAGTCATAAAAATGATTTTGAATTTTGACCAACTTCCACAAGGAGTTTCTCTAACGATAGACCTTAAGACAATGATGATGAGAAAAATTAGATGGTCCAAGCAAATTAATTGTCCCCTTTGTGGTGTGCAGGCAAATATTAAAACGGCAGTTGATTCTCTTGATCTTGAAGATTTTGAAGTCACAAATAAAAACGATTTTTCAAACGTTATTGACCTAAGAAAAACGCCTGAAATAAACCCTTTGACTCTAGATCGTTCAAAGGACTACTTGTTCATCTGTCAAAGAGGAATTAGAAGCTTTAATACTGTAAAAAAACTAAGAAAAATGGGCTATTACAACATCTTTTCTCTCTATGGGGGGGACAATGTCAATTGA
- a CDS encoding molybdenum cofactor biosynthesis protein MoaE, producing the protein MFHISNKKIFPGDLISRFDNPEAGAVVTFEGKVRNHNDGKRVSSLEYQCYKPMAIKEGNNILNDAAKIFDVLDVYCIHAEGHLQIGDIAVWIIVTSKHRKAAYEANQYIIDKVKSCVPIWKREHYVNEDPIWVACHQCGGGHHAI; encoded by the coding sequence ATGTTTCATATTAGTAATAAAAAAATTTTTCCAGGTGATTTGATCTCACGCTTTGATAACCCTGAAGCAGGTGCCGTTGTAACCTTTGAGGGTAAAGTACGAAACCACAATGATGGCAAACGTGTTAGCTCCTTAGAGTACCAGTGCTATAAACCTATGGCGATTAAAGAGGGGAATAACATTCTAAATGATGCGGCTAAAATATTTGATGTTCTGGATGTCTATTGTATCCATGCAGAAGGACATCTTCAAATAGGTGATATTGCAGTTTGGATTATCGTAACATCTAAACATCGAAAAGCGGCCTACGAAGCTAATCAATATATTATAGATAAAGTGAAAAGCTGCGTCCCAATTTGGAAAAGAGAGCATTATGTAAACGAAGATCCTATCTGGGTGGCATGCCATCAGTGTGGGGGTGGGCATCATGCGATATGA
- the moaD gene encoding molybdopterin converting factor subunit 1 yields MNLKIEYFAAMREQAGKSHELLETSANTPKELLKELKSKYHFSLGEKELKVAINEEYSHFSSILQDGDTIVFIPPVAGG; encoded by the coding sequence ATGAACTTAAAAATAGAATATTTTGCAGCAATGAGAGAACAAGCCGGAAAGAGTCATGAACTACTTGAAACGTCGGCCAATACTCCTAAAGAGTTACTGAAAGAACTAAAAAGTAAATATCATTTCTCACTAGGAGAAAAGGAATTAAAAGTAGCAATTAATGAAGAATACTCACATTTCAGCTCAATCCTTCAAGACGGGGACACAATTGTATTTATCCCCCCCGTGGCAGGAGGTTAA